Proteins from a single region of Deltaproteobacteria bacterium:
- a CDS encoding PilN domain-containing protein — protein sequence MTQRVNFLDKGPYALTYRNIMIVFGVWVGLCVVVEAGLIGYAWLVEKRLETMQERIKILQKQQEQQLQLLALSKTQEQTGTAIQSLTARFQNLPRWSGVLQALLKARPAQVDLVRFASAQAEGAAARTVQLEGYSSNAEAMAEFVDHLSHVPMYKHVVLVESSREEKGEGRLKFLINATLDFTPEG from the coding sequence ATGACACAGCGGGTTAATTTTCTCGACAAAGGGCCGTACGCGCTGACGTATCGCAATATCATGATCGTCTTCGGCGTTTGGGTCGGGCTCTGCGTGGTGGTGGAGGCTGGGTTGATCGGGTACGCGTGGTTAGTGGAAAAACGTCTGGAAACCATGCAAGAACGGATCAAGATCCTGCAGAAGCAGCAAGAACAACAACTACAACTTTTGGCCTTGTCGAAGACACAAGAGCAGACTGGCACGGCGATCCAAAGTCTGACGGCGCGCTTTCAAAACCTGCCGCGCTGGTCCGGCGTGTTGCAAGCCTTGCTGAAGGCGCGGCCGGCGCAGGTGGATTTGGTGCGGTTTGCCAGTGCGCAGGCGGAAGGGGCGGCGGCGCGCACGGTCCAGTTGGAGGGCTATTCCAGTAATGCCGAGGCGATGGCGGAATTTGTCGATCATTTAAGTCACGTACCGATGTACAAACATGTGGTATTGGTGGAATCGAGTCGCGAAGAAAAAGGGGAGGGACGACTCAAATTTCTGATTAATGCCACGTTGGATTTTACTCCCGAGGGCTGA
- the pilO gene encoding type 4a pilus biogenesis protein PilO → MAWGGSKVDWTQEANSREKVMVAVLLLAVLYVFGTYVWGVQWAKKKELQGQIDTVKMQVEAMQKLLAAQPTVVQQKPVVPAGTVSVAEDARFAPYLRGEIKTREEVMKEVVTGLTAPSSLQGVELTGFSFSQEKDEGHYVTVPFDLRVKGPFSATVGYLERIEKLPLMAVLDQAVIASPPENRAQLSTAIRGLLFVVKSAAALAPSGAVPIAPAAGGGGGH, encoded by the coding sequence ATGGCGTGGGGCGGCAGCAAAGTCGATTGGACGCAAGAGGCGAACTCCCGCGAGAAGGTGATGGTCGCGGTCCTCTTGCTCGCGGTGTTGTATGTCTTCGGGACGTACGTCTGGGGTGTGCAGTGGGCCAAGAAGAAAGAGCTCCAGGGGCAGATTGATACCGTCAAGATGCAAGTCGAGGCGATGCAAAAACTGTTGGCGGCACAGCCGACCGTCGTGCAGCAAAAACCCGTCGTGCCGGCAGGGACAGTCTCCGTGGCCGAGGACGCACGATTTGCCCCGTATTTGCGTGGCGAGATCAAGACGCGGGAAGAGGTGATGAAAGAAGTGGTCACCGGACTCACCGCGCCGAGTAGTTTGCAAGGGGTGGAACTCACGGGTTTCTCGTTCAGCCAAGAAAAAGATGAAGGGCACTATGTGACGGTGCCGTTTGATTTGCGGGTAAAAGGGCCGTTCTCCGCCACGGTGGGGTATTTGGAGCGGATCGAAAAATTGCCACTGATGGCGGTGTTGGATCAGGCGGTGATTGCGTCGCCGCCGGAAAACCGGGCGCAATTGTCGACGGCGATTCGTGGGTTGTTGTTCGTCGTGAAGTCTGCGGCGGCGTTGGCGCCGAGTGGAGCCGTGCCGATCGCGCCGGCGGCGGGTGGGGGAGGGGGACACTAA
- a CDS encoding AAA family ATPase codes for MYLAYFGLQEPPFRITPDTKFLFLTQQYESALDSLAYAIQERMGFLVLTGEVGTGKTLLTRQLLARLEPDVASALLVNPLLSVPELLTAINRDFGLAVRVYSPQRLIESLNKFLLTLQKSGRTALVVVDESQNLSIEALEMVRMLSNLETENAKLLQILLVGQPELERKLMSHELRQLRQRIGVHVRLEPLPFLQMVRYITHRITLAGGQGRVYFEPGAYRSIYRLTHGYPRLINVLCDRALTAAYTLDTPILTKRVVRHAYYDLRPRRPLAPVWQFWRRQVVNLGF; via the coding sequence ATGTACTTGGCCTACTTTGGCCTCCAGGAGCCGCCGTTCCGGATTACCCCGGACACCAAGTTTCTCTTCCTGACCCAACAATACGAGTCGGCGCTCGACTCGTTGGCCTACGCCATTCAGGAGCGCATGGGCTTTCTAGTACTCACCGGCGAAGTGGGAACCGGCAAGACGTTGCTGACGCGGCAACTGTTGGCTCGTTTGGAACCGGATGTCGCGTCGGCACTGCTGGTGAATCCGCTGTTGTCGGTGCCGGAACTGCTCACGGCGATCAATCGCGATTTCGGGCTCGCGGTGCGGGTCTATTCCCCGCAGCGTCTGATCGAATCGCTGAATAAATTTCTACTGACACTGCAGAAGAGCGGTCGCACGGCGCTCGTGGTGGTGGACGAGAGTCAAAATCTCTCCATCGAGGCGTTGGAAATGGTCCGGATGCTGTCGAATTTGGAGACGGAGAATGCCAAATTGTTGCAAATCCTCTTAGTGGGGCAGCCGGAACTGGAACGGAAATTAATGAGTCACGAGTTGCGGCAGTTGCGGCAGCGCATTGGTGTACATGTGCGATTGGAACCGCTGCCGTTTTTACAAATGGTTCGGTACATCACGCATCGCATTACGTTAGCGGGTGGTCAGGGGCGGGTCTATTTCGAGCCGGGGGCGTATCGGTCGATCTATCGCTTGACGCACGGGTATCCGCGACTGATTAACGTTTTGTGCGATCGCGCGTTGACGGCCGCATATACGCTCGACACGCCGATCTTGACCAAACGCGTCGTGCGGCACGCGTACTATGACCTTCGGCCACGTCGTCCGTTGGCTCCGGTGTGGCAATTTTGGCGCCGCCAAGTCGTGAACCTAGGATTCTAA
- a CDS encoding type II secretion system protein, protein MQRDMRGFTLVEVVLTITILGILAVAALPNYMALTTQAANAGRDGVVGAVRTGVSIWRANDVVVNGPPGVYPNPLDALPDNTTCGVATPCFTVVVGATGIRNGSWTKLTATQYRFFDGQANFTYTYTPATGSFVSPTAP, encoded by the coding sequence ATGCAAAGAGACATGCGAGGATTTACGTTGGTTGAAGTGGTGCTCACGATCACGATTCTTGGGATATTGGCCGTCGCGGCGCTGCCCAACTACATGGCGCTGACAACGCAAGCGGCGAATGCGGGACGCGACGGCGTGGTGGGGGCGGTGCGAACCGGGGTTTCTATCTGGCGTGCGAACGACGTGGTCGTGAATGGCCCTCCGGGGGTGTATCCGAATCCGTTGGATGCGTTGCCGGACAATACCACGTGTGGCGTAGCGACGCCGTGCTTCACGGTCGTCGTCGGGGCCACCGGGATTCGCAATGGAAGTTGGACCAAGCTGACCGCCACGCAGTATCGATTCTTCGACGGCCAAGCGAATTTCACCTATACGTACACGCCCGCCACCGGCTCCTTCGTTTCTCCGACCGCCCCCTAA
- a CDS encoding type II/IV secretion system protein: MAQGFASELLGEITEQLVQQGLITGDQLEVAKVTKQTLGGDLGNILIKKGFITTDQIRQFLQQQLELEQVALADLPIDGAAVKSVPLSIAEKYHFMPLYRVEDILTIAVSDPLALFSIAELQGVLSSAIHPILATQEEIDQAIKLHYQSANETSINSAQEESIHIVRETDQDQEEKQNLEEQAARERVVAIVNTIITRAVKYGASDIHIEPQGDATRVRCRMDGMLQEMFVFPKALHLPLVSRLKVMGSMDIAERRIPQDGRVRLKVKGNNVDLRLSTYPTMFGEKMVMRLLIKSKIFTLDHLGFAPDDKQRFTELIAHPHGIFLVTGPTGSGKSSTLYAVLQRLNSQETNIVSIEDPVENEIPGVNQAQVNVKAGMTFASALRSILRQDPDIIMVGEVRDRETAEMAVRAALTGHLVLSTLHTNTAAGVVERLCDMGVERFLIASALIGVLAQRLVRKICPACRAEVEIDDETRKLVGDLTWAGPMYRGRGCRECRMTGFRGRCGIFELMTVDNEMRQMITKGDSEHAIQQYCIAQGWRDMRTDGLDKVKAGITTLDEVLRATSEE, from the coding sequence GTGGCGCAAGGATTTGCCAGTGAGTTGCTCGGAGAAATTACGGAGCAGCTTGTGCAGCAAGGCCTCATCACGGGCGATCAGCTCGAGGTGGCGAAGGTCACGAAGCAGACATTAGGCGGCGATCTCGGCAATATCCTCATTAAGAAGGGATTCATTACGACGGACCAGATCCGTCAGTTTCTGCAGCAGCAACTCGAATTAGAGCAAGTCGCGTTGGCCGATCTCCCGATCGACGGCGCGGCAGTCAAAAGTGTGCCGCTGAGCATCGCCGAGAAATACCACTTTATGCCGCTGTATCGCGTCGAGGATATCCTCACGATCGCGGTGAGCGATCCGCTCGCGCTCTTTTCGATCGCGGAGTTGCAAGGTGTGTTGAGCAGCGCGATCCATCCGATCCTGGCCACGCAGGAGGAGATCGATCAAGCGATCAAACTCCATTATCAATCCGCGAACGAGACATCGATTAATAGCGCCCAAGAGGAAAGCATTCACATTGTGCGCGAAACGGATCAGGACCAAGAGGAAAAACAGAACCTCGAGGAACAGGCCGCGCGCGAACGCGTCGTTGCCATTGTGAACACGATCATTACGCGCGCCGTGAAATACGGCGCCAGCGATATCCATATCGAACCGCAAGGCGATGCCACGCGCGTGCGCTGTCGGATGGATGGGATGCTGCAAGAGATGTTCGTCTTTCCGAAGGCGCTCCATCTGCCGCTCGTGAGTCGGCTGAAAGTGATGGGATCGATGGATATCGCGGAGCGCCGCATCCCGCAGGACGGACGCGTGCGTCTCAAAGTGAAAGGCAATAACGTCGATCTGCGGCTGTCGACGTATCCGACGATGTTCGGCGAGAAGATGGTGATGCGGTTGTTGATCAAATCGAAGATCTTCACGTTGGATCACTTAGGCTTCGCGCCCGATGACAAGCAGCGATTTACGGAACTGATCGCCCATCCGCACGGGATCTTTCTTGTCACCGGTCCGACTGGGTCGGGGAAGTCGAGCACATTGTATGCCGTGTTACAGCGCCTCAATTCGCAGGAGACGAACATCGTCTCCATCGAGGACCCGGTGGAAAATGAAATCCCCGGCGTGAATCAGGCGCAAGTCAATGTGAAGGCAGGGATGACGTTCGCGTCCGCGCTGCGTTCAATTTTGCGCCAGGACCCCGATATCATCATGGTCGGCGAGGTGCGGGATCGCGAAACCGCGGAAATGGCGGTGCGGGCCGCGCTGACCGGTCACTTAGTATTGTCAACGCTGCACACCAATACCGCCGCAGGGGTCGTGGAGCGGCTGTGCGATATGGGCGTCGAGCGATTCTTAATTGCGTCCGCGTTGATCGGCGTGTTGGCACAACGCTTAGTGCGAAAAATCTGTCCGGCCTGTCGCGCGGAGGTGGAGATCGATGACGAAACGCGGAAGTTGGTGGGCGACCTGACGTGGGCCGGCCCGATGTATCGGGGGCGCGGATGTCGCGAGTGCCGGATGACGGGGTTCCGCGGGCGGTGCGGAATTTTCGAACTGATGACGGTCGATAATGAAATGCGCCAAATGATCACGAAAGGGGATTCGGAACACGCGATTCAGCAATACTGCATTGCGCAGGGGTGGCGCGACATGCGGACCGACGGTCTCGACAAGGTAAAGGCCGGTATCACGACGCTCGATGAAGTCTTACGTGCGACGTCGGAGGAATAA
- the rdgB gene encoding RdgB/HAM1 family non-canonical purine NTP pyrophosphatase: MTVTCVLASANPHKVSELQSLLGDGPWQLRSLRDYPQCTLPPEVGSTFSANACAKAEAVTVATGEWAISDDSGLVVDVLSGAPGIFSARYGGTPTDDAKNIARLLVDLINVGPPERSAHFVCVLALARPGVETQWVCGVCSGVVSTCPRGAGGFGYDPIFYLPALRRTMAELTAEEKHAISHRGQAARSLRKMLLDLCREKSETSARLGHGA; encoded by the coding sequence ATGACTGTGACCTGTGTCTTAGCCTCTGCGAATCCTCATAAAGTCTCTGAGTTGCAATCCTTGCTGGGGGATGGGCCGTGGCAGCTGCGGTCGTTGCGCGACTATCCGCAGTGTACGCTGCCGCCGGAAGTGGGGAGCACATTTTCCGCGAATGCCTGCGCCAAGGCGGAGGCCGTGACTGTCGCGACCGGGGAATGGGCGATCAGTGACGACAGCGGGTTGGTGGTCGATGTGTTGAGCGGCGCACCGGGGATCTTTTCCGCGCGTTATGGTGGCACGCCGACCGATGACGCGAAGAACATTGCCCGTTTGTTGGTGGACTTGATTAACGTTGGACCGCCGGAGCGGAGCGCGCATTTTGTCTGTGTGCTGGCGTTGGCGCGGCCAGGAGTCGAGACGCAGTGGGTGTGTGGCGTGTGTTCCGGCGTGGTGTCAACGTGCCCACGCGGAGCGGGCGGATTTGGATACGATCCGATTTTTTATCTGCCGGCACTCCGCCGGACCATGGCTGAGTTGACGGCAGAAGAAAAACACGCAATCAGCCACCGTGGTCAGGCCGCGCGGTCCTTGCGGAAGATGCTGCTTGATTTATGCCGTGAGAAATCGGAAACATCCGCCCGTCTTGGGCACGGGGCGTAG
- a CDS encoding type II secretion system protein has product MKNQRGFTLIELVLVITILGILAVAALPNFINVATQARQSSRDGVTGSVRAGVALFRANDLVVNGPPGVYPATLDAVANATACSAANPCFGNVVTGGVAAAGWTKNTNTQYTYNDGTANFVYTYTVATGTFVSPTAP; this is encoded by the coding sequence ATGAAGAACCAACGGGGTTTTACCCTAATCGAGTTGGTCCTCGTCATCACCATCCTCGGGATCCTCGCCGTCGCGGCGTTGCCGAACTTCATTAACGTGGCAACGCAAGCGCGGCAGTCGTCTCGAGATGGCGTGACAGGATCCGTGAGGGCGGGCGTGGCGCTCTTTCGCGCCAACGACTTAGTAGTCAACGGGCCTCCGGGCGTTTATCCGGCGACGTTAGACGCAGTCGCCAACGCCACGGCCTGCAGTGCTGCGAATCCTTGCTTCGGGAACGTAGTGACGGGTGGTGTGGCCGCCGCAGGTTGGACGAAGAATACGAACACGCAGTATACCTATAACGATGGGACTGCGAACTTCGTCTATACCTATACGGTGGCTACTGGGACGTTTGTGTCGCCGACGGCGCCATAA
- a CDS encoding tetratricopeptide repeat protein, with translation MSLIHKALKKAEGERNPQPPQVPEEHFVGGGEGGGGGSTGGSTFPRRASWSRVALLVLLWVALGSVAYWKFLMPKRSGPQEIPPVATTDLPPPPVVEQTPLPSPTAAVPAVTPVPATTTPTDVPESIASVIQEGETLFAAGKFPEALEQFKLATEKEPSVALAWNDLGLAHKKQDNHEAAEAAYNKAIELNAAYPEALNNLGALKIAMGDRLAAALLFRKAIEADAKYPDAHFNLALLMEEEGNWRSAVEEYKAYLVHAQFSDVAFRQRIEQHVEEIVP, from the coding sequence ATGTCACTCATTCATAAGGCACTGAAGAAGGCGGAAGGCGAACGCAATCCCCAACCACCACAAGTCCCGGAGGAACATTTTGTCGGGGGCGGTGAGGGAGGTGGGGGTGGAAGTACCGGTGGCTCAACATTTCCGCGCCGCGCGAGTTGGTCGCGGGTGGCGCTGTTGGTCTTACTGTGGGTGGCGCTCGGCAGCGTGGCCTATTGGAAGTTCCTGATGCCGAAACGATCCGGTCCTCAAGAAATACCGCCCGTGGCGACCACGGACCTCCCGCCACCGCCAGTCGTGGAGCAAACACCGCTACCGTCGCCCACGGCCGCGGTGCCGGCTGTGACCCCGGTGCCGGCCACAACCACTCCCACCGATGTGCCCGAGTCGATCGCGTCCGTGATTCAGGAAGGGGAGACCTTATTCGCAGCCGGGAAATTTCCGGAGGCGTTGGAGCAATTCAAGTTGGCCACGGAAAAAGAGCCGAGCGTGGCGCTGGCGTGGAACGACTTAGGTCTGGCGCACAAGAAGCAAGACAATCATGAAGCGGCGGAAGCGGCGTACAATAAAGCGATTGAGCTGAACGCCGCGTATCCAGAGGCGTTGAATAACCTCGGGGCGTTGAAGATCGCGATGGGCGATCGTTTGGCCGCGGCATTGCTGTTTCGGAAGGCGATCGAGGCCGATGCGAAATATCCGGATGCGCACTTCAATTTGGCGCTGCTGATGGAAGAAGAAGGCAATTGGCGCAGCGCGGTCGAAGAATATAAGGCCTACTTAGTCCATGCCCAATTCAGCGATGTGGCCTTCCGGCAGCGGATCGAGCAACATGTGGAGGAGATCGTTCCGTGA
- the rph gene encoding ribonuclease PH, with protein sequence MRRRASARMRPVVIKPAVSVFAEGSALIQMGRTQVHCTASIEESVPRWREKSKLGWVTAEYGMLPRATSERTGREAAKGRVGGRTAEIQRLIGRALRAVVDFQRLGPRTITLDCDVLQADGGTRTAAITGGYVALACACAQLRKRGLLTEWPLLDYVAAVSVGVVEGQPLLDLEYADDVRADVDMNIVMAGGGRFIEVQGTAEHNPFDQSMLLRLLALAKQGIADLIVLQRRVLQRARV encoded by the coding sequence ATGCGACGGCGAGCCAGTGCGCGGATGCGTCCGGTGGTGATTAAGCCGGCAGTTTCCGTCTTTGCAGAAGGATCGGCCTTGATTCAAATGGGGCGAACACAGGTCCATTGCACGGCGTCGATTGAAGAGTCTGTGCCGCGCTGGCGCGAAAAGTCAAAGCTCGGCTGGGTCACCGCAGAGTATGGGATGCTGCCGCGCGCGACCTCGGAGCGCACCGGTCGGGAGGCGGCCAAGGGGCGCGTCGGAGGGCGAACGGCGGAGATTCAACGTCTGATCGGCCGTGCGCTGCGCGCCGTGGTCGATTTTCAGCGACTCGGTCCCCGTACCATTACGCTCGATTGCGATGTCTTACAGGCCGATGGTGGGACCAGGACCGCGGCGATCACCGGGGGCTATGTGGCCTTAGCTTGTGCGTGCGCCCAACTGCGGAAGCGTGGATTGCTGACCGAATGGCCATTGCTTGATTACGTGGCGGCCGTGAGTGTCGGAGTGGTTGAAGGGCAGCCTTTGTTGGATCTCGAGTATGCGGACGATGTCCGCGCCGACGTCGATATGAATATCGTGATGGCGGGCGGCGGGCGCTTTATTGAGGTGCAGGGCACGGCGGAGCATAACCCGTTTGATCAATCCATGCTATTGCGGTTGCTGGCCCTGGCGAAGCAAGGCATTGCAGACCTCATTGTCCTGCAGCGGCGCGTGCTACAGCGCGCCCGCGTGTAG
- the pilM gene encoding pilus assembly protein PilM → MIDLGGLLNRFRSQDRVGCDFGTDTFKVVQLTKRGAALQLGACGMTVIEWGSDEEAAVRRLQVFLREHRVNLAHAVINLTDPNLQIREMELAKMPERDLLMAIRWNFREGIDGPLENFQVAYTEVRKSADGNRRHLMAYGISKAVVKRLQERSDKVGLKLLAIEPDISALMAAAEYNLDWVEGERVGILDLGFGSGNLLIAADRVLHYARPLNSVGLDRLGQLVAPAATSPAERREAIRHFMAGSEGDEAVPGVDDFYRQILLEIERITAGFLGQAGLEVGEGIQRLYLSGGGALFPRLKGYLEKNLGVTTATFNPFRKIEGGDRVENGPLYSVAVGLAIPPPK, encoded by the coding sequence GTGATCGATCTCGGGGGATTACTCAATCGGTTTCGCAGTCAGGATCGCGTCGGCTGCGATTTCGGTACCGACACGTTCAAAGTGGTCCAACTGACGAAGCGCGGCGCAGCGCTTCAGCTGGGGGCCTGTGGGATGACCGTGATCGAATGGGGCAGCGATGAAGAGGCTGCGGTGCGGCGCTTGCAAGTCTTTCTGCGCGAACATCGGGTCAATTTGGCGCATGCGGTCATTAATTTGACCGATCCGAATCTGCAAATTCGTGAAATGGAATTGGCCAAGATGCCGGAGCGGGACTTGCTGATGGCGATCCGCTGGAATTTCCGTGAAGGGATCGATGGGCCGCTCGAAAATTTTCAAGTCGCATATACGGAAGTGCGCAAGAGTGCGGACGGTAATCGCCGCCATTTGATGGCGTATGGCATCTCGAAGGCGGTCGTGAAACGGCTGCAAGAGCGTTCGGACAAAGTCGGGTTGAAGCTGTTGGCGATCGAGCCGGATATTTCCGCGCTGATGGCGGCCGCCGAATATAACCTGGATTGGGTGGAGGGGGAGCGAGTGGGCATCCTCGACCTCGGATTCGGTAGTGGGAACTTGTTGATCGCGGCAGATCGCGTGCTCCACTATGCGCGGCCACTCAACAGTGTCGGCCTGGATCGGTTGGGGCAGTTAGTGGCGCCTGCAGCAACTAGCCCGGCGGAGCGTCGGGAGGCGATTCGTCATTTCATGGCCGGCTCCGAAGGCGACGAGGCCGTGCCGGGGGTCGACGACTTTTATCGCCAGATATTATTGGAGATCGAACGGATCACGGCCGGATTCCTCGGTCAGGCCGGATTGGAAGTGGGGGAAGGGATCCAGCGGTTGTATTTAAGCGGTGGCGGGGCCCTGTTCCCCCGCTTGAAGGGCTATTTGGAAAAGAATTTAGGCGTGACAACCGCCACGTTCAATCCGTTTCGCAAAATTGAGGGAGGCGATCGTGTCGAAAACGGTCCTTTATATAGTGTGGCCGTCGGCTTAGCGATTCCACCACCGAAGTGA
- a CDS encoding type II secretion system F family protein: protein MQGALITGEVEAPDLRAMQSQLTEQGLIPISIRELKPGAVTMAAIERWFNKVKAEELMVFTRQFYTLFKAGVSIDTILATLARQAMGKTLRTAIERIRSDIGKGASLSQAFRQHPHVFDELYISMMQAGEEAGILEQTLFELVKLIEKDHAIKRAIKSAMFYPKIVIFVLVGAISVLMTMVVPKFKEFFGHYKAELPMPTKILIQVSDFFVNFWFLIPVIIGVGVFLFHRYASTKSGRYNLDRIRFQMPIFGPLTMKVANARFGHILSALYKSGLAMSRSLDVVANVIGNEAFALEVRLMRDDIQRGMGMADAMQQRLYFPPVVIETTAVGERTGSLDEMLLAVSEHFELEVTHTIKNLTTLLEPILLVVIFGMVTLVALAIFLPIWGMSAAVKGG from the coding sequence ATGCAAGGCGCGCTAATCACCGGCGAGGTGGAGGCCCCCGATCTCCGTGCGATGCAGTCGCAATTGACGGAACAAGGCCTGATTCCGATCTCGATCCGCGAACTGAAGCCCGGCGCGGTGACCATGGCCGCGATCGAGCGATGGTTCAACAAAGTGAAGGCCGAAGAGTTGATGGTCTTCACGCGCCAGTTCTACACCCTCTTCAAGGCCGGTGTGAGTATCGACACGATTCTTGCGACGCTGGCGCGGCAGGCGATGGGGAAGACGCTCCGGACCGCGATCGAACGCATTCGTTCCGACATCGGCAAAGGGGCGAGTCTCTCGCAAGCCTTTCGCCAACATCCGCACGTCTTCGATGAGCTCTACATCTCCATGATGCAGGCCGGCGAGGAGGCGGGTATTCTCGAGCAGACATTGTTCGAGTTGGTGAAGCTGATCGAGAAAGATCACGCCATCAAGCGCGCGATCAAATCGGCGATGTTTTATCCGAAGATCGTCATCTTCGTGTTGGTCGGCGCCATCAGCGTTTTGATGACGATGGTGGTGCCGAAGTTCAAGGAGTTCTTCGGACATTACAAGGCCGAACTCCCGATGCCGACCAAGATCCTGATTCAAGTGAGCGATTTTTTCGTCAACTTCTGGTTTCTGATCCCCGTCATTATCGGGGTGGGTGTCTTTCTGTTCCACCGCTATGCCTCGACGAAGAGCGGACGTTACAATCTCGATCGGATCCGTTTCCAAATGCCGATTTTCGGCCCGCTGACGATGAAAGTCGCGAATGCCCGCTTCGGGCATATCCTCTCCGCGTTGTACAAGAGCGGACTCGCGATGTCGCGCAGTCTGGATGTGGTTGCGAACGTGATCGGCAACGAGGCCTTCGCGCTGGAAGTGCGTCTGATGCGGGATGATATCCAGCGCGGCATGGGGATGGCCGATGCGATGCAGCAGCGGCTGTATTTTCCGCCTGTGGTGATCGAGACGACGGCCGTCGGTGAGCGGACGGGCTCACTAGATGAGATGCTGCTCGCGGTGTCGGAGCACTTTGAATTGGAAGTGACCCATACCATCAAGAACCTCACGACATTGTTAGAGCCGATCTTGTTGGTCGTGATTTTCGGTATGGTCACGCTCGTGGCATTGGCGATCTTTCTCCCGATCTGGGGAATGTCAGCGGCAGTGAAGGGGGGGTAG
- a CDS encoding exo-alpha-sialidase, which produces MARFATAANRLAVAPFNPRVEIGSTQSFHAIVSGNGDTPLQWTVSGGPINGVITNEGLFTAPKSLPPDNHIEVCATDTRDAAVVGCVPVTLTVGPPWTAAREVAASTTTGAQSPPMHLNLALGAQRGHLHVVFVQGGRVVYAASRDGGVSWQAPKVLSHAGAVAHDPVLATTLSDQLFVAWREGDAATYFTRSLDGGEQFESPTLVEEAVHSDGLSLQVKLDETADEILLSFTSGENSQLRVLRGASDGTAWQPVAVQGDPSLAWYDPVLHQVLDSGTSLWWSDGDGETAGSQVSCAEDTEPMMYTMSTNPGAGGADFAPAVARYWQLLFETETESHSKTETHVVWLHNATPGDATAEVSLRYGRYVQAANACAALETPWRQLDDPAVGTLLLNHYRPAIATDLEGRVAVAYYARVAGKTWLVARESRDHGATWGDAVKVNQGAPGQSETWPTAASVTHAPAIAYDDGGRLYVLGLVDSAGANQWALRLWVLE; this is translated from the coding sequence ATGGCGAGGTTTGCCACGGCTGCCAATCGGCTGGCTGTGGCCCCATTTAATCCGCGCGTTGAGATCGGGTCGACCCAATCGTTCCATGCCATCGTCAGTGGGAACGGCGATACGCCGCTTCAATGGACGGTCAGCGGCGGTCCGATCAATGGTGTCATCACCAATGAAGGGCTCTTTACCGCGCCAAAGTCGCTGCCTCCGGATAATCATATTGAGGTCTGTGCGACCGATACGCGCGATGCGGCCGTGGTTGGCTGTGTCCCGGTTACGCTGACCGTTGGACCACCATGGACCGCAGCGCGTGAGGTGGCGGCCTCGACGACGACGGGCGCACAAAGCCCTCCGATGCATCTCAATTTGGCGCTCGGTGCCCAGCGCGGGCATTTACATGTCGTTTTCGTGCAGGGCGGCCGTGTGGTGTATGCCGCAAGCCGCGATGGTGGCGTCAGTTGGCAGGCGCCGAAGGTCCTTTCCCACGCGGGCGCAGTGGCACATGATCCGGTCTTAGCGACGACGCTCAGCGATCAACTCTTTGTTGCGTGGCGAGAAGGGGATGCGGCTACGTATTTCACGCGGAGTCTCGACGGGGGCGAACAGTTTGAGTCGCCGACGTTGGTCGAAGAGGCCGTCCACAGCGATGGGCTTTCATTGCAAGTGAAGTTGGATGAGACGGCAGATGAGATACTCCTGAGCTTTACATCCGGCGAAAATAGTCAGCTTCGTGTCCTGCGCGGGGCGTCCGATGGCACGGCATGGCAGCCGGTGGCCGTGCAGGGGGATCCATCGCTCGCGTGGTACGACCCGGTCCTGCATCAGGTGTTGGATAGCGGCACTTCACTTTGGTGGAGTGATGGCGATGGGGAAACAGCGGGGAGTCAAGTGTCGTGTGCAGAGGACACCGAGCCGATGATGTATACGATGAGCACCAATCCGGGCGCCGGCGGCGCGGACTTTGCGCCGGCGGTCGCGCGCTATTGGCAGCTGCTGTTCGAGACGGAGACCGAGAGCCACTCGAAGACGGAGACCCATGTGGTGTGGCTCCACAATGCCACGCCGGGAGATGCCACGGCCGAAGTCAGTCTTCGCTATGGTCGTTACGTCCAAGCGGCCAATGCCTGTGCCGCGCTGGAGACGCCGTGGCGGCAATTGGATGATCCGGCGGTGGGTACGCTGCTGCTGAATCATTACCGTCCGGCGATTGCGACCGATCTCGAGGGGCGTGTGGCGGTCGCCTATTATGCCCGGGTTGCGGGCAAGACGTGGTTAGTCGCCCGTGAGAGTCGTGATCATGGGGCCACGTGGGGTGATGCGGTGAAGGTCAACCAAGGGGCGCCGGGGCAGAGCGAGACGTGGCCGACTGCCGCATCGGTCACGCACGCGCCGGCGATCGCCTATGACGACGGCGGTCGACTCTACGTGCTCGGTTTGGTGGATAGTGCCGGAGCGAATCAATGGGCGTTGCGCCTGTGGGTGCTGGAATGA